CCAACGTCCGGGCCGGGCGCGCGCGGGAAATGGCAGGATTCAGCCACGTCGGAATATGGGGATCTGCTGGACATCATCCGTGCGCGCACGGGGATCACGCGGTTTCCCGAACTCCTGGACGAGGCCCGCGCGCATCTCGGCCGTCCGCAGCCGGTCGTCCCGAATGCGCCAGTGCCAAGGAAGTCCAAGGCCCCCGGTGGCACACCAGCGGCGGCGGCGCGTCTGTTCGCAGCCTCGATGCCGGTCGCAGGTACGCTTGCCGACAGCTACCTCCGCGCCCGGGGCCTCACCCAAGGCGGCAGGATGAGCGCCCTTCGCTTCCACCCCAAGTGCTGGCATCGGGATGAGGGCCAGACAAAAAGCACCCCCCGACCAGCACTGATTGCGGCGGTCACCGATGGGGCAGGGGCCTTGCAGGGTGTGCATCGCACCTGGCTCGCGCTTGACGGCAAGGGGAAGGCGGCGGTCAAGACGCAGCGGCGGGCCATGGGTCACCTTCTGGGCAACGCCGTCAGGCTGACCCCGCATGATGACATCCTCGTCGTCGGCGAGGGCATTGAGACCATGTTGTCGCTCACGCAAGCGGTACCCGGCCTTCCTGTCTGGGCGGCGCTCTCATCGGGTCACCTCGGGGCGGTCCTGCTGCCGGAGGGGCTGCAGCGCCTCTACATCGCCATCGACCGCGATCCGGCCGGGCAACGCGCGGCAGAGCGGTTGAGCGCCAGAGCGACCGATGTCGGGGTTGCCGTTCGGGTGCTGGAACCGCGGCTCGGGGACTTCAACGATGATCTCCGGGCCTATGGCGTCGCAGGGCTGCGTCAGCATCTGGAGGCACAAATCGGGCTCGAGGATCGCCAGCGCCTGTTCGGCTGAGCCGCATCGCGCAGGGGGCGGTCTGGGACAGCGGGGCAGGGTGTCTTTCATCCCTGTCATGGGTGTGGATCACCGGTTTTGCCGCGTCCCGGGTGAATCTCATCCACCCGACACCCGCACGGCCTTCAAGAGATGGGCGTGCTGCCGTCAAAGGGTCCGCCCCCTCAAGGGCGGCAGGCAGGCTATTTCCGCCGCGGGATAAATCCCGCTTTGCATCGCGAAACAAATAGCCTGCCTGCCGCCCTCCTCCACTGCGTTTCGGCCCCAAAGTGGGGGTGAAGGGACGTCCGCCATGACGGCTCAGAGCTGCCCATGAAGGCCGCGCGGGATGTCGCGTGGACGAGACAAGCCCGGAGGCAAAACCAAAATGACGATCCACACCCACGACGACGCGTATGAACCCGCCCACACCGCATCCCAAACCGCCCATGCGCTCGAAGAGCTGCAGCTCTATGGCTACCGCCCCTTTGAAGACGAGCCCGATCCGCGCCCGATGCCGGATGCCGATCACCTGCGCCGCGCCGCTGCCGATATCTTCGATGCCCTCGTCGCGACCCTGGAAGACACCCGCATGGAACCCAACCTCGAAGAGGTGCTCTGGGGCCAGGTCAATCTGTTTCACCGCGCGACAGCACGGATCGAGCGGTCGCTCGATGAGAACGAGCAGGCTCAGCGCCGCCTCCAGCGCGAGCAGGACGGCTCCGAGGTGAAATCCACCGAGCTTGAGCGCCTGATGGCCGAAGGCCTGACCCTTGTTGAGCGGCGCAACTGCATGGACATGATGCGCGATCACGCCGCCACCGAGTTTGTCCATCACACGGGATCCGCCTGGCGCCCCCGCACTGGATCGATGGTGAACCGCCAGCACATGACCGCCGCGCTGATCGACAGCCGCGACTTCCTGGCCGCCAAGCGCCGCGCCGAGACCGAGGTGATGCTGCCCGCAGGCCCCAAGGTTGCCCTGACCGGTGGCAGCGATTTCAACGATCACCGCCTGATCTGGGGCAAGCTCGATCAGGTCCGGACCAAACATCCCGATATGGTGCTCTTGCATGGGGGAAGCCCGAAGGGCGCGGAACTCATCGCCGCCAAATGGGCCGAGTCCCGGGGTGTCACGCAGGTTGCCTTCAAGCCTGACTGGACCAAGCACGCCAAGGCCGCGCCCTTCAAGCGCAACGACGCAATGCTGGACGTGCTGCCGGTGGGTGTTCTGGTCTTCCCGGGCAATGGCATCCAGGAGAACCTCGCCGACAAGGCCCGCAAGCTGGGCATCCCGGTCATGAAGTTTGAGAAGGGGGCGTAAGCCCCCTTTCCCCTCACGGGGGACATCGCTGCGGGGGACATCACGGTGGAAGCACGCGCTTTCCCCTGATATCATGGCACAAACCCCGCTCCCGGATTGCGACATGTTTGATACTGTCAGCCAACTGGAAATCTTCCCGACCGACCTGCAGATGCGCCGGGTCGATCCTGCGCGCAACATGCGCCGGTTTTACCGCATGAGCATCCAGCCCGACCTGTTCGGCGGTGCCAGCCTTGTGCGCGAATGGGGCCGCATCGGATATCGCGGTCAGATGATGAGCGAGCCGCATGCCGATGAAGGGCAGGCCGTGACCGCGCTGATGAAACTCGCGCGCGTGAAACAGCGGCGGGGATATGCGTGACGCGGGCGCGGCGACATGGTGCAAAGCCTGACCGGACATCGGGGGGACGATGACGCTCGACTCCGACAAGATCGATGATGCGGCCCTCGCGATCCTCAGCCTGACGCTGCATGACGGTGATCGGGTCTGGAAGGGGATCGATTGGGACATCACGAACAGGCTTTTTGAGAAAGGCCTGATCCATGATCCCAAAAACAAGGCGAAATCGCTGAGCCTGACGCCTGAGGGTATTGCACATGCGCGGGCCGTTCTCACGCGGGAGTTCAGCAAGGCCGAGTGAAAACTGGTTTGCGACCGCCAGCGTTCACGCAAGATCTGTCTGCGAGAAATCATTGCCCTTGTAGATCAGCTTGAGCCGATAGGCCCGGGCGCAGGCATAGGCAAAGCAATCGCCGAAATTCAGATCGGCAGGATGTCCGACGATCTTGCCATATTCCGCCGCGGCTTGAATCGCGCCATCCCCGATGCTGCCCGTGATATGGATATCCCGTGCGGATAATTCTTCCACGAAATCCTTAACCAGCCCGGCACAGGCCTCCATCAACGCGCGCGATGGCCTTGCCTGCGCGCCGGAGCGTGAGCGCGCAAGGCTGACACTCGCCTCAAACCGCGCCATCGGCGATGTGAAAAGCTGGCCTTCATGATCGCCCATGCGGCGCACCAGGTCCTCATACCCCGCTTCGCGGTTCAGGACCGCCACGATCGCGGAGGCGTCGATGAACATCAGCGCGCGTCCCACATCTCATCGGTGAAGCGCTTCATGTCGAAATCAGGATCGGCAGGACCCAGCTCATCGGCGCGATGCAGCAGCGGGGCCAGCCGGTCGAGCAGCGGCATGCGTGCCTGTTCGACGGCAAGCTGCGCCGTCAGCGCAATGCGCACAGCCTCCGTCTTGGTCTTCGCGCCGCTCAGTTTCATGAAGCGCGTCGCGAGATCATCGACCTTGTCATCCCGGATGTAGAGCGGCATTATCTGTCTCTCACTGATGATCGGCGCATATCCGATGACGCGCCCGCAATGGTCATATGTATATCCCAAAGCGCATATTCAAGCAATGTGTTTCGGGATATCCCGCCGCGACAGAGCAGAGCTTGTGACTGGCGGCTGTGCGGGACGGAGGGGACGGTCGTTGCCCCGCCAGCGAAGACTGCTAAAGGTCCCAGGGAGCAGACAACCAATGACAACCAATATGGTTTTCCGCTCGACACTTAATGTGCGGCCAAATCGCCAAGCTTTTCGATATTGAGGATTCGTTCGGGTGGTGTTGCGACCCGTTCCATCATACAGCAGTCAGTCTGCAGTTTTTCGATGTCAAAGCTTGGGTTCGCTGCCTTGTATGCCCAAGCGTTAAGGAAAGTTCGCGCAAGCCCAGGGATTTCACCCATGCCCATGACGTCGGAATAACTGAAGTGCGGATGAGCTCCTTGAATGAGCTGTTCGCCGCTGAAGGAGACATGAACAAGAACAGGAACGGTCTCCGAGTTGAGCAGTTCAAGGCCTGATTGGTCACCAAATAACCGCTGCACAACGTGCTGATCAAACTCAGACCCGTGGGTCAAATAATGGTCGAAACCATTCACAAGTCCTGATCTAGAAAGGCTAAAATGGACCTGTCCTTGCCTTCTGCCTTGCTTTTCCTTTGGACCAACGTCATCAATCACTTCACGAAGTCTATTCTTTACAGAATACCATATTGGATGGCGCGCGAGAATTTCTCTGAGGCGTTGTTCCCGGTCAGTGGCCACCAAAGGGCGCAGCCCTTTCTGTTGCACAGAGAGAATTTCTTCGTGTAGCAATCTAGTCCCATGGAACACGCAAAATTCACGTGCCCGAAGCCAGCCCTGAATTTCGGTTGAAACGGTTTCGATGTCCGAATGGTTGACCACAAAATCGCCCGCATCTTCTATATATTCGAAATACGATGACGCGAGATTATTCACGGCTTCCTCGCCCAATAGACGAACTACAAGGTCGCCGAAAGACCTCTCCCAAGTTTCAAACTTATCGTAGTGAATTATCATGTGTCAGGTGATGTTTGACAGTTGCCAGCCGCTTCGGTCGTAAGCTTATTGGGCGAACATTGCAAACGGAGTTCCATGCGTAAAGCTAACGTTTGACCGAGATGTAGCATCGGCCACGTTGGGCTTGTTTCGACATTGGCAAGCCCCGCAAGCGGGGCCGGGCTGCTGAGGCTTCGCCCTGAACTCTGACCCTGCTGCCTTCCTGTGCCAATACGGCTTGGTCTGTCTCATCCTGAGCCAGGCCAACCCATTTGTCACATGGTCGCCATCACGATCCGCTTTCAGCCCTGTCGGGTCTGCATCCCTCTTGCAAGGCGGGCGCGGCCGGCAATCCGATCTGTCGCAAAGGACTGACCGCAACAGCTTCGGTCATCAACCGATGGCCATGTCCTCTGCGGTTTTGCCCGATGACAACGCCTCCACAAACCACAGCGGTTTGCGCCCCCGGCCGGACCAGGTGAGCGCCGGGTTCTCAGGGTGGCGGTATTTCGCCGGGGCGGGCGCGCGCTTGGGTGTTGCTTCCTCGCCCATGAGTTCGGCCAGCGAATAGCCCAGGTCTTTGGCGAAGGCTTCCACCTTGGCGCGGACTTCTGTCTTTTGCCGGTCCTCGTAGGTGGTGATCGCCTTGGCGATGTCCTTATGCAATTTGCGCAGTTCCGTGAGCGACAGCGCCTCGAGATCAAAATCAGCCATGTTATGCTTTCCGTGTCCTGAATGATCCCGCAAGGTAGCCTGTATCGGCATTGCCCTGCAACTCCCTGACGGCTGGGGCAGGGGGGCGGTTTGAGATGATCGGTATCAACCACCAGTGCAGTGCCGGGCTTGAGTTCTGACAGGCCATGTTGGCCGGATGACAGGGTCTGGCGTGGGCTTCTCGCGCATCTCTGTCTGCTGGCCCATCCCTTCGACTGACAATCCCCTAATCCCGTTCGGGCTCTCACGCGCAACCCCGCGTCAGACCGGGCCGTGTTGCCCCTTCGGGGCTGCCCGCGCCACCCCGGTCCTGTGGAGGTTTCCGGCGTCCGTTCCGTCCACCGTGCACGCGTCACCCGACGGGCTTTTTCAGGGTCTTGTCGAAGGGACGGTCCCGAAGACAGGACACAGAAGGAAGCTAGACATGCAAAACATCGTCATCCTCGCCGGCAACATTGGCCAAAAACCCGAAACCCGCACCACCCAAGGCGGCACCAACATCACCAACTTCAGCCTCGCCACCTCCCGCCCCCGCCTCTCGGAAGGTCGCGTGCTGCGCGACGAGAACGGCTACCGGGTCATGGACACGGAATGGCACCGCATCACCTGCTTCAACGGTCTCGGCAAGACGGTCGCGGAGCATTGCGAAAAGGGCATGAAGGTCCTTGTCCACGGCCGCCTCCACTACAGCAAGTGGATCGACAGCATGGGCAACGACCGCTACGGCTGCGAGATCATCGCCGAGAAGGTCGATTTCCTCAGCCGCCCGAAATCGGCCGAGAGTGAAAACCCCGAGTTGGTCGACCGCGACGACGAGATCCCGTTCTGAAAAGAACGGGGTCTCCCCCTCGGGCCCGGCGGGGAAACCCGCCGGGTTCGGGCTGTTCGTGAAAGCGGACATTCGCGGCAGCTGCAGCATGGGCCGGCGTGACCGGCGGCTTGTGGCAGGAAGCTGCCGAAGCAAAGATACAAATCTACCTGTCGTAGTCGGAACAACCGAGACATTTATATGCGGCCCTGATGCGCAGCATCGCTTTGCACGAGCAGATACTCCAAACGACCCATCGGAAGACACGCAAAGTCTGTACGTTTGATCAAGATAGGAACGAGGGGCGCGAGGAGTATGCAGGTTTTTTCGTTGATGCCAGGAAACTTTGAGGTTATAGAGCAGAGATAAGCAAGATCAAACTTGCTCCTGACCGGTAGTAGCTCAGCAAGGTAGAGCAGCAGGCCTAAAACCTGTGGTCGTTGGTTCAATTCCAACCTGCCGAGAGACGGTGTAGGACGCCTTTTCTCGCTAGGTTGTAAATGAATAACGCTGAACGTTTAGTAGTTTATAGGGCTCAATGTGCCAATGTCAGGAGCATTTCGGCCGCATTCAAGCAAACTAAGCGCAGCATCAATGACTGCTTAAGGAAAAACCGTTCCCTTGAGGCGGAGAGCCACACAAAGGTTTTGGCACTTATATTTTGTGCTTGGAGTGAGGCGATTTTTTCGAAGACCATCCACACTCCTCATGGCTTCACACTCGACGAAATAGCTCAAATTAAACGCTGCATCCAGTCTAATGGAATTTCGGCGGGCTGGAGAAAGTGCATCGAGTTGGCGATGCGAAAAACCGCTGCTAAGAAAAGCAATTTTGGCCCCAATGCCCGACAGAAATTAGATAAACTAGTGGAAGAGCTAGTTCTAGAACCCAGCACTCTAAGAAACAAAATTGCTCACGGCCAATGGACTGTACCACTCAATAGGAACAATACTGCTGTTAATGGAGCGTTGGCGGCTACCTTGGCGCAACTCGATGTAGTAAAAGTGGATACATGGCAGGTTCGCCAAAAAAAACTGTGCGAAGTTATTGAGCTACTTATCGAATCTCCAAACAAGGCCTTCATGAGTACTTACTGGGGGTTAATCCAGGAAATCGAAGATATTGGGGCTAAGAGGGGCAAATGGGATGCTGCAAGCAAGAAGGCGAAATTGTAAGCACAAGGCGCTGCCTTAATAAGAAACGACACGCCCAGACTGATGGAGCCATCTTTTAGATAATAATCCTTGAGATCCTCTTCTCTGACCGTCAGCTTGTCTATTTCTTCAAAATCTCTGAGCACAGGGTCAGTTTTATGTCTGCTTCATGATTTGTCTTGGTGCCCGCGTTTCTTTCGCATCTGGCAATCATGAGTAAGGCCAGTGTGTGCGATTTTCACG
The window above is part of the Roseibaca calidilacus genome. Proteins encoded here:
- a CDS encoding WGR domain-containing protein; translation: MFDTVSQLEIFPTDLQMRRVDPARNMRRFYRMSIQPDLFGGASLVREWGRIGYRGQMMSEPHADEGQAVTALMKLARVKQRRGYA
- a CDS encoding DUF7146 domain-containing protein codes for the protein MSVETEDLLRELAQNAESVCRHYLPAGRREGSYWMVGDLQNSPGRSLFVRLTGPTSGPGARGKWQDSATSEYGDLLDIIRARTGITRFPELLDEARAHLGRPQPVVPNAPVPRKSKAPGGTPAAAARLFAASMPVAGTLADSYLRARGLTQGGRMSALRFHPKCWHRDEGQTKSTPRPALIAAVTDGAGALQGVHRTWLALDGKGKAAVKTQRRAMGHLLGNAVRLTPHDDILVVGEGIETMLSLTQAVPGLPVWAALSSGHLGAVLLPEGLQRLYIAIDRDPAGQRAAERLSARATDVGVAVRVLEPRLGDFNDDLRAYGVAGLRQHLEAQIGLEDRQRLFG
- a CDS encoding single-stranded DNA-binding protein, which encodes MQNIVILAGNIGQKPETRTTQGGTNITNFSLATSRPRLSEGRVLRDENGYRVMDTEWHRITCFNGLGKTVAEHCEKGMKVLVHGRLHYSKWIDSMGNDRYGCEIIAEKVDFLSRPKSAESENPELVDRDDEIPF
- a CDS encoding type II toxin-antitoxin system VapB family antitoxin; its protein translation is MPLYIRDDKVDDLATRFMKLSGAKTKTEAVRIALTAQLAVEQARMPLLDRLAPLLHRADELGPADPDFDMKRFTDEMWDAR
- a CDS encoding type II toxin-antitoxin system VapC family toxin yields the protein MFIDASAIVAVLNREAGYEDLVRRMGDHEGQLFTSPMARFEASVSLARSRSGAQARPSRALMEACAGLVKDFVEELSARDIHITGSIGDGAIQAAAEYGKIVGHPADLNFGDCFAYACARAYRLKLIYKGNDFSQTDLA
- a CDS encoding H-NS family nucleoid-associated regulatory protein, which translates into the protein MADFDLEALSLTELRKLHKDIAKAITTYEDRQKTEVRAKVEAFAKDLGYSLAELMGEEATPKRAPAPAKYRHPENPALTWSGRGRKPLWFVEALSSGKTAEDMAIG
- a CDS encoding DUF2493 domain-containing protein yields the protein MTIHTHDDAYEPAHTASQTAHALEELQLYGYRPFEDEPDPRPMPDADHLRRAAADIFDALVATLEDTRMEPNLEEVLWGQVNLFHRATARIERSLDENEQAQRRLQREQDGSEVKSTELERLMAEGLTLVERRNCMDMMRDHAATEFVHHTGSAWRPRTGSMVNRQHMTAALIDSRDFLAAKRRAETEVMLPAGPKVALTGGSDFNDHRLIWGKLDQVRTKHPDMVLLHGGSPKGAELIAAKWAESRGVTQVAFKPDWTKHAKAAPFKRNDAMLDVLPVGVLVFPGNGIQENLADKARKLGIPVMKFEKGA
- a CDS encoding DUF6429 family protein, encoding MTLDSDKIDDAALAILSLTLHDGDRVWKGIDWDITNRLFEKGLIHDPKNKAKSLSLTPEGIAHARAVLTREFSKAE